From one Formosa sediminum genomic stretch:
- the rsmD gene encoding 16S rRNA (guanine(966)-N(2))-methyltransferase RsmD encodes MRIISGLYKGRRINAPKKLPVRPTTDMAKEALFNILNNNYYFEDISVLDLFAGIGSISYEFASRGTKQITCVDQEFGCTKFISDTAKTFEMPLQVIKSDVFKFLEQTSLKSTIIFADPPYAFPLEEFSKIPELVFQNNLLEDDGLLIVEHSKHTDLSNLEHYNHSKSYGGNTFSFFSKPNLETEN; translated from the coding sequence ATGCGAATAATATCTGGATTATACAAAGGAAGAAGAATTAATGCACCTAAAAAGTTGCCTGTTCGCCCTACAACAGATATGGCTAAAGAAGCCTTATTTAATATATTAAATAATAATTACTATTTTGAAGATATTTCTGTTCTAGATTTATTTGCAGGAATTGGGAGTATTAGTTACGAATTCGCTTCTCGTGGCACTAAACAAATTACATGTGTAGACCAGGAATTTGGATGTACTAAATTTATAAGCGATACAGCGAAAACTTTTGAGATGCCTTTGCAGGTAATAAAAAGTGATGTATTTAAGTTTCTTGAACAAACCAGTTTAAAATCTACTATAATTTTTGCAGATCCACCGTACGCCTTTCCTTTGGAAGAATTTAGCAAAATTCCAGAACTAGTTTTTCAAAACAACCTTCTAGAAGATGATGGTTTATTAATTGTAGAGCATTCTAAACATACAGATTTATCTAATTTAGAACACTATAACCACTCAAAAAGCTATGGAGGAAACACGTTTAGTTTCTTTAGCAAACCAAACTTAGAAACAGAAAATTAA
- a CDS encoding ATP-dependent DNA helicase has protein sequence MNASQFYSLIKQQFPFNPTEKQNFVLIQLSEFIFNPDPKSLYLLKGYAGTGKTTIVSTIVNNLWKIKKSAVLMAPTGRAAKVISNYSKKEAFTIHKKIYFPRKDRGGGVKFVLQPNKHKNTIFIVDEASMIPDTPGDSKLFENGSLLDDLMQYVYSGHQCKLLLIGDTAQLPPVKLDVSPALEQKSLILNYDKEVVSMELDEVVRQEQDSGILFNATILRETLSGVFYDSFKFNVLPFKDIVRLIGGQEIMDAINDCYSDLGNEETSIIVRSNKRANLYNQQIRSRILFNENELSAGDYLMIVKNNYFWLKPSSEAGFIANGDIIEVLEIFSIKELYGFRFAEVKVRMVDYPRMHPFETVLLLDTISAESPSLPYEDSNRLYQEVLKDYEDESSSYKRFSKVKANKYFNALQVKFSYAITCHKSQGGQWNTVFVEQPYLPNGIDKDYLRWLYTAVTRAKEKLYLIGFKDEFFEED, from the coding sequence ATGAATGCATCCCAATTTTATTCCCTTATAAAACAGCAGTTTCCGTTTAATCCAACCGAAAAACAAAATTTTGTATTAATTCAATTATCTGAATTTATTTTTAATCCAGACCCTAAATCACTTTATTTACTAAAGGGGTACGCTGGAACAGGTAAAACCACTATTGTCAGCACTATAGTGAATAATTTATGGAAAATTAAAAAAAGTGCCGTTTTAATGGCTCCAACTGGTCGTGCTGCAAAAGTTATTTCAAATTATTCTAAAAAAGAAGCGTTTACCATTCATAAAAAAATCTATTTTCCAAGAAAAGATAGAGGTGGAGGTGTGAAATTTGTGTTGCAACCTAATAAGCATAAAAACACTATATTTATAGTAGATGAAGCCTCTATGATTCCAGATACTCCAGGCGACTCTAAACTGTTTGAAAATGGCTCTTTACTAGACGATTTAATGCAATATGTGTATAGTGGTCATCAATGTAAACTATTGCTAATTGGTGATACCGCACAGTTACCACCAGTAAAACTAGATGTTAGTCCAGCTTTAGAGCAAAAATCTCTAATTTTAAATTATGATAAGGAGGTTGTTAGTATGGAACTTGACGAAGTAGTAAGGCAAGAACAAGATTCAGGTATTTTATTTAATGCAACCATTCTTCGAGAAACACTTTCCGGCGTTTTTTACGATAGTTTTAAGTTTAATGTTTTGCCATTTAAAGATATAGTAAGGTTAATAGGTGGACAAGAAATTATGGATGCTATTAACGATTGTTATAGCGATTTAGGTAATGAAGAAACTTCAATTATTGTTAGAAGTAACAAGCGTGCAAATCTTTACAATCAGCAAATTAGAAGCAGAATATTATTCAATGAGAATGAATTGTCTGCAGGTGATTATTTAATGATTGTTAAGAATAATTATTTTTGGTTAAAGCCTTCTTCTGAAGCTGGATTTATTGCAAATGGTGATATTATAGAGGTTCTAGAAATTTTTTCTATTAAAGAATTATACGGTTTTCGTTTTGCGGAAGTTAAAGTGAGAATGGTAGATTACCCAAGAATGCACCCTTTTGAAACGGTGTTGCTCTTAGATACAATATCTGCAGAATCTCCATCCTTGCCTTATGAAGATTCTAATAGGCTATATCAAGAGGTTTTAAAAGATTATGAAGACGAAAGTAGTAGTTATAAGCGGTTTAGTAAGGTTAAAGCAAACAAATACTTTAATGCATTGCAGGTTAAATTTTCTTACGCAATAACATGTCATAAATCGCAAGGAGGACAGTGGAATACGGTGTTTGTAGAGCAGCCCTATTTGCCTAACGGAATAGATAAAGATTATTTGCGTTGGTTATATACTGCTGTAACACGTGCTAAAGAAAAACTTTATTTAATTGGGTTTAAAGATGAGTTTTTTGAAGAAGATTGA
- a CDS encoding DUF3822 family protein — protein sequence MGTTNSNPHITTYRELSIQISLSGLSFCTLNRISNTIDVLKHIQFDNYETPYKLLEHVQALFKSEVCLQDQFNSIQLIHSNELSTLVPAPLFNEEHLADYLKYNSKILKSDFITFDAIDINDSVNVYVPYVNVNNFIYEHFGAFTYKHASTILIESILQLEKNANEPKLYVHVGLRNFEIISVFNGALQFYNTFEYNTKEDFIYYVLFTLEQLKLNPETIQIVCIGDILEDSELYTIAYKYVRNISFGTHKQQYTHNQQLETPHTEFVILNSF from the coding sequence ATGGGGACGACGAATAGCAACCCACATATTACAACATATAGAGAATTGTCCATTCAAATTAGTTTGAGTGGACTTTCTTTTTGTACATTAAATCGTATTTCTAACACCATAGATGTTTTAAAACACATACAATTTGATAATTACGAAACGCCTTACAAATTATTAGAACACGTACAGGCTCTATTTAAATCCGAAGTTTGCTTACAAGACCAATTTAATAGTATTCAATTAATTCATAGCAATGAACTATCTACTCTAGTACCTGCTCCCCTATTTAACGAAGAGCACTTAGCCGATTATTTAAAATACAACTCTAAAATATTAAAATCTGATTTTATTACTTTTGATGCAATAGATATTAATGACAGTGTAAATGTTTATGTGCCTTATGTAAACGTAAATAATTTTATTTATGAACACTTTGGAGCATTTACCTATAAACATGCATCTACAATTTTAATTGAAAGTATTTTACAACTAGAGAAAAATGCAAACGAGCCTAAACTCTATGTACACGTTGGATTAAGAAATTTTGAAATAATTAGTGTTTTTAATGGTGCATTACAGTTTTATAATACATTTGAGTATAATACTAAAGAAGATTTTATTTATTATGTATTATTTACATTAGAGCAACTAAAATTAAACCCAGAAACAATTCAAATTGTATGTATTGGAGATATTTTAGAAGATAGTGAGTTATATACTATTGCATATAAATATGTACGTAATATATCATTTGGCACCCACAAACAACAATATACACACAATCAACAACTAGAAACTCCACATACAGAGTTTGTGATCTTAAACAGTTTTTAA